In a single window of the Microbacterium sp. SL75 genome:
- a CDS encoding FAD-dependent oxidoreductase: MSTTLAAGSTRVLGLIGRVSMYRLVMASLGLLAVIALVLSFAGLVVPQPLAIVASAVVLAAACALTDVVAQSALRMPHRVESSLITAAILLFVLRPSIEPLGLAGLALAGVVASASKYLLAWRGRHIFNPAATGAAVLTIVSIWAPDLGSSAWWVGSPWLAGPVLVLGVLLLLRTDKLPIVVVFWVVAVAVAFFRTSVQFQAAGFPVDVPSVLLQVAFSSPFLFLGAFMLSEPLTLPPRRVQQYLVAILVGVLAGWPLPLGEITLGQERALLIGNLLAFLFCLRAAVRLRVERRRDVTPTVRELSFHAARPFSFHPGQYLELDVPHRRPDARGTRREFSIVSAPEDLPEVRIAFKDGSQSSYKRALAAVEPGSTLAVTGVWGDFVLPSRPTSPVLLVAAGIGVTPFVSQLRHLVATNQDRDVVLVYVVSEASELAFRDEISASGIPVVVFSRDEPLDLPAGWVWAGPDRVDAEALLRSVPDIAQRAAYVSGPPRLISALAPALAKAKSLTTDAFAGY; encoded by the coding sequence ATGAGCACCACGCTCGCCGCCGGTTCGACCCGGGTCCTCGGTCTCATCGGACGCGTCTCGATGTACCGGCTCGTCATGGCGTCGCTCGGCCTTCTCGCCGTGATCGCGCTCGTCCTGTCGTTCGCCGGCCTGGTCGTGCCGCAGCCGCTGGCGATCGTCGCGAGCGCCGTGGTACTCGCCGCCGCGTGTGCCCTCACCGATGTCGTGGCGCAGAGTGCGCTCCGGATGCCACATCGTGTGGAATCCTCGCTGATCACGGCCGCAATCCTGCTGTTCGTCCTGCGCCCCTCGATCGAGCCGTTGGGTCTGGCCGGTCTCGCTCTCGCCGGGGTGGTGGCATCCGCGTCGAAGTACCTGCTCGCGTGGCGGGGCCGGCACATCTTCAACCCCGCGGCCACGGGGGCGGCGGTGTTGACGATCGTGAGCATCTGGGCGCCCGATCTCGGTTCCTCGGCCTGGTGGGTCGGCTCGCCGTGGCTCGCGGGTCCGGTGCTGGTGCTGGGCGTTCTGCTGCTGTTGCGCACCGACAAGCTGCCGATCGTCGTGGTCTTCTGGGTGGTCGCCGTGGCCGTCGCCTTCTTCCGCACGAGCGTGCAGTTCCAAGCCGCGGGCTTCCCGGTCGACGTGCCGAGCGTGCTGCTGCAGGTGGCGTTCTCGTCGCCCTTCCTCTTCCTCGGGGCGTTCATGCTGTCCGAGCCGCTGACCCTTCCTCCGCGTCGCGTCCAGCAGTACCTGGTCGCGATCCTCGTCGGCGTCCTCGCGGGTTGGCCGCTGCCGCTGGGCGAGATCACGCTCGGCCAGGAGCGCGCCCTGCTCATCGGCAACCTGCTCGCGTTCCTGTTCTGCCTGCGCGCGGCCGTCCGTCTGCGGGTCGAGCGCCGCCGCGATGTGACGCCCACGGTGCGCGAGCTGTCGTTCCATGCCGCCCGCCCCTTCTCGTTCCACCCCGGGCAGTACCTCGAGCTCGACGTGCCGCACCGCCGCCCCGATGCCCGCGGCACGCGGCGGGAGTTCTCGATCGTCTCGGCGCCGGAGGACCTGCCCGAGGTGCGCATCGCGTTCAAGGACGGCTCGCAGTCGTCGTACAAGCGAGCGCTGGCGGCGGTCGAGCCGGGCTCGACCCTCGCCGTCACCGGCGTCTGGGGCGACTTCGTGCTGCCCTCGCGCCCGACCTCCCCGGTGCTCCTGGTCGCCGCCGGCATCGGTGTGACCCCGTTCGTCTCGCAGCTGCGTCACCTCGTGGCGACGAATCAGGACCGCGACGTCGTTCTCGTCTACGTGGTGTCGGAGGCATCCGAACTCGCCTTCCGCGACGAGATCTCCGCCAGCGGCATCCCGGTGGTGGTGTTCTCGCGCGACGAGCCGCTCGACCTCCCCGCGGGCTGGGTGTGGGCGGGACCCGATCGCGTGGATGCCGAGGCGCTGCTGCGCTCCGTTCCCGATATCGCGCAGCGAGCGGCGTACGTCTCGGGCCCGCCGCGGCTCATCTCGGCCCTCGCCCCCGCGCTCGCGAAGGCGAAGTCGCTGACCACGGACGCGTTCGCCGGGTACTGA
- a CDS encoding GntP family permease encodes MALSPHPSTLVLAAAESATTAPAGQLITAALIGIALIVVLITWGKLHPFLALTIGGFTTGVVAGMPIATSVTSFTGGFGSTMGGVGILIALGAIFGKLLADSGGADRIVDTLVARATPRSLPWVMGLIGAIIGLPMFFEVGLVLLVPVIILVARRSGVSLMKIAIPTLAGLSAMHGLVPPHPGPLAAIDALDANLGLTLAFGVIVAIPAVIVAGPLFAPIAARWAPVPVPELFVSAEEKGEEPARRPSFAATLASILLPVFLMLLKAVADIVAPGSTAVWKVVIDFLGLPIIALLLAVLVGFVVLGRGAGFDRAKLTSVVGSSLGPIAGILLIVGAGGGFKQVLVDTGIGKVIADLVAGSSVSVLLLAWLVAVVIRVATGSATVATITAAGILQPLTETLDAPMTALLVLAIGAGSVFLSHVNDAGFWLIKEYFGLNIPQTLKTWSVLECVISVMGLAGVLAISVFV; translated from the coding sequence ATGGCCCTCTCCCCCCACCCCTCCACGCTGGTGCTCGCCGCCGCGGAGTCCGCGACCACCGCCCCCGCCGGGCAGTTGATCACCGCCGCCCTCATCGGCATCGCCCTCATCGTGGTGCTCATCACGTGGGGCAAGCTGCACCCCTTCCTCGCCCTGACCATCGGCGGGTTCACGACGGGCGTCGTCGCCGGCATGCCCATCGCCACCTCGGTGACGAGCTTCACCGGCGGCTTCGGCTCGACCATGGGCGGCGTCGGCATCCTCATCGCCCTCGGTGCGATCTTCGGCAAGCTGCTCGCCGACTCGGGCGGCGCCGACCGCATCGTCGACACCCTCGTCGCCCGCGCGACCCCGCGCTCACTCCCCTGGGTCATGGGGTTGATCGGAGCGATCATCGGCCTGCCGATGTTCTTCGAGGTCGGTCTCGTACTGCTGGTCCCCGTCATAATCCTCGTGGCCCGCCGCTCGGGCGTCTCGCTGATGAAGATCGCCATCCCGACCCTCGCTGGCCTCTCCGCGATGCACGGCCTCGTGCCCCCGCACCCGGGGCCGCTCGCCGCCATCGACGCACTGGACGCCAACCTCGGCCTGACCCTCGCGTTCGGCGTGATCGTCGCGATCCCCGCGGTCATCGTCGCCGGCCCGTTGTTCGCCCCGATTGCCGCCCGCTGGGCCCCCGTTCCCGTGCCCGAGCTGTTCGTCTCGGCCGAGGAGAAGGGCGAAGAGCCCGCTCGCCGCCCGTCGTTCGCGGCGACGCTGGCGAGCATCCTCCTGCCCGTGTTCCTCATGCTGCTGAAGGCCGTCGCCGACATCGTCGCGCCCGGCTCGACCGCCGTATGGAAGGTGGTCATCGACTTCCTCGGCCTGCCGATCATCGCGCTGCTGCTGGCCGTGCTCGTCGGCTTCGTCGTGCTCGGCCGGGGCGCCGGCTTCGACCGCGCCAAGCTGACGAGCGTCGTCGGCTCCTCGCTCGGGCCCATCGCCGGCATCCTCCTCATCGTCGGCGCGGGCGGCGGGTTCAAGCAGGTGCTCGTCGACACCGGCATCGGCAAAGTGATCGCCGATCTCGTCGCGGGCTCCAGTGTCTCCGTGCTGCTGCTGGCCTGGCTGGTCGCCGTGGTCATCCGCGTCGCGACCGGATCGGCCACCGTCGCCACGATCACCGCCGCCGGCATCCTGCAGCCGCTCACCGAGACCCTCGACGCCCCCATGACGGCGTTGCTGGTGCTCGCGATCGGCGCGGGCTCGGTGTTCCTGAGCCACGTGAACGATGCCGGCTTCTGGCTCATCAAGGAGTACTTCGGCTTGAACATCCCGCAGACACTGAAAACATGGAGCGTGCTGGAGTGCGTGATCTCGGTCATGGGCCTGGCCGGCGTTCTCGCGATCAGCGTGTTCGTCTGA
- a CDS encoding gluconokinase: MTSHPVLVFMGPAGTGKSTVAGMLAGRLGWDFQEGDDLHPAENVAKMASGHALDDDDRWPWLDRVAGWIDGQIAAGRPGVITCSALKRSYRDVLRRDDVTFVLLMGDPKLVLERLLRRQGHYMPPSLLTSQFETLEIPDADERAIRTDLDLTPQEQVREVVERLQLTHTPS; the protein is encoded by the coding sequence ATGACGTCCCACCCCGTCCTCGTCTTCATGGGCCCCGCCGGCACCGGCAAGTCCACCGTCGCCGGCATGCTCGCCGGTCGCCTCGGCTGGGACTTCCAGGAGGGCGACGACCTGCACCCCGCGGAGAACGTCGCCAAGATGGCATCCGGTCACGCCCTCGACGACGATGACCGATGGCCGTGGCTCGATCGCGTCGCCGGCTGGATCGACGGCCAGATCGCCGCCGGACGCCCCGGCGTCATCACGTGCTCGGCCCTCAAGCGCAGCTACCGCGACGTACTGCGCCGCGACGATGTGACCTTCGTCCTGCTGATGGGCGACCCGAAGCTCGTGCTCGAACGCCTGCTGCGTCGACAGGGCCACTACATGCCGCCGTCGCTGCTGACCTCGCAGTTCGAGACCCTGGAGATCCCGGATGCCGATGAGCGCGCGATCCGCACCGACCTCGACCTCACTCCCCAGGAGCAGGTGCGAGAGGTCGTCGAGCGTCTCCAGCTCACTCACACCCCGTCCTGA
- a CDS encoding S41 family peptidase: MGRKCSQAFLALLAVTLVLSGCSADSGGDEVAGYVEAAIAEMRDGIHADTDEFRDAVSRVEPELKAKTTIAETHRGLGELVVVAGGVHSWLQTPADVASISAQNAPAASFPVPTVSTRDGISILSLPGFQGEEPEAIERYEAAGLQAMRAAAAATTCGWIVDLRTNGGGNAWPMLAVVAPLLDDGDVVGLERDGQVQWARVADGGVVSTPGGDDTSSPGGFTVDAPVALLTSGMTNSAAEIVAIAFAGQADALRVGKPTAGMTTGNQVRELSDGARLILTTSYDVDRTGRVYDGPLAPDIEAAPGPDLEAARTAVRSRCA, from the coding sequence GTGGGGCGGAAGTGTTCTCAGGCTTTCCTCGCCCTCCTCGCCGTGACTCTCGTGCTCAGCGGCTGCTCGGCCGACAGCGGGGGAGACGAGGTCGCAGGCTACGTCGAGGCAGCGATCGCCGAGATGCGCGACGGCATCCACGCCGACACGGACGAGTTCCGGGATGCCGTGTCTCGAGTCGAACCCGAGCTGAAGGCGAAGACGACGATAGCCGAGACCCACCGGGGGCTGGGCGAGTTGGTGGTGGTGGCGGGCGGGGTGCACTCGTGGCTGCAGACGCCCGCGGATGTCGCCTCCATTTCGGCGCAGAACGCGCCGGCGGCGTCCTTTCCCGTGCCGACGGTCTCGACGCGGGACGGCATCAGCATCCTGTCGCTGCCCGGGTTCCAGGGGGAGGAGCCCGAAGCGATCGAACGGTACGAGGCAGCGGGACTGCAGGCGATGCGGGCCGCCGCCGCGGCGACGACCTGCGGCTGGATCGTCGACCTGCGCACGAACGGTGGGGGCAATGCGTGGCCCATGCTCGCTGTTGTCGCGCCGCTGCTCGACGACGGAGACGTCGTCGGACTCGAGCGAGACGGGCAGGTGCAGTGGGCACGTGTGGCCGACGGCGGTGTCGTCTCGACGCCCGGGGGAGACGACACCTCGTCTCCCGGGGGATTCACCGTCGACGCCCCAGTGGCGCTGCTTACGTCGGGGATGACGAACAGCGCCGCCGAGATCGTGGCCATCGCCTTCGCCGGTCAGGCCGATGCCCTACGGGTCGGCAAACCGACGGCGGGAATGACGACCGGTAACCAGGTCCGAGAACTCAGCGACGGCGCCCGCCTCATCCTCACCACCAGCTACGACGTCGATCGCACCGGTCGGGTCTACGACGGTCCCCTCGCCCCCGACATCGAGGCGGCTCCCGGCCCCGACCTCGAGGCCGCGCGGACGGCGGTCAGGTCCCGCTGCGCCTGA
- a CDS encoding sensor histidine kinase has product MTAVIGMVAFILVMIGISTSAILSQVLYVNLGAQVDEAAASIQPRAAFQSSAEQVLESGFFDSGTLLVMNSRGAGITGAVVGDNGVRALTTDDLGRIADSLQAAASDPTAQTVDLPNLGEYLVRAFPTPGSDSVFLVGLPLSSVTSTIGAILTTVALVTTGGLLLLAVIIAIVIRLGLRPLRAVAETATRVASIRMDQGDVSITERVPADQVDEHTEIGQVGTALNTLLDRVDASLSARQRNEELMRRFVADASHELRTPLASIRGFSELSLRAMRQAQDDESRQRIALAVETTEQSLERIQAQSLRMTTLVEDLLLLARLDEGQELVYGSVDLTRLAVEAVGDARPAGPDHSWTIDVPDTPVELAGDAARLHQVVANLLANARTHTPAGSVVNVSVAHEGAEAVLRVHDNGPGIDPSVASQLFERFARADRSRDRKTGGTGLGLSIARAIVDAHRGTINVKSSPGDTTFEVRLPAKPADPV; this is encoded by the coding sequence ATGACGGCCGTCATCGGCATGGTCGCGTTCATCCTCGTGATGATCGGCATCTCGACCAGTGCGATCCTCAGCCAGGTTCTCTACGTGAACCTCGGCGCCCAGGTGGACGAAGCGGCTGCCTCCATACAGCCGCGGGCGGCGTTCCAGAGCTCGGCGGAGCAGGTCCTGGAGTCGGGGTTCTTCGACTCCGGCACGCTGCTCGTGATGAACTCGCGCGGTGCCGGGATCACCGGAGCTGTCGTCGGCGACAACGGCGTGCGCGCGCTCACGACCGACGACCTCGGTCGCATCGCCGACAGCCTCCAGGCTGCCGCATCCGACCCCACCGCTCAGACGGTCGATCTGCCGAATCTCGGCGAGTACCTCGTCCGAGCGTTCCCGACACCCGGAAGCGACAGCGTCTTCCTCGTGGGTCTCCCCCTGTCGAGCGTGACCAGCACGATCGGTGCCATCCTCACCACCGTCGCGCTCGTCACCACCGGAGGCCTGCTGCTGCTCGCCGTGATCATCGCGATCGTCATCCGTCTGGGGCTGCGCCCCCTGCGCGCGGTCGCCGAGACCGCCACGCGCGTCGCGTCGATCCGCATGGATCAGGGAGACGTGTCGATCACCGAGCGCGTCCCGGCGGACCAGGTCGACGAGCACACCGAGATCGGGCAAGTGGGAACCGCCCTCAACACCCTGCTCGACCGCGTCGACGCCTCGCTCAGCGCGCGCCAGCGCAACGAGGAACTCATGCGCCGGTTCGTGGCCGACGCCAGCCACGAACTGCGGACGCCCCTGGCATCCATTCGCGGTTTCTCTGAGCTGTCGCTGCGCGCCATGCGTCAGGCGCAGGACGACGAGAGTCGCCAACGCATCGCCCTGGCCGTCGAGACCACCGAGCAGTCGCTCGAGCGCATTCAGGCGCAGTCGCTGCGCATGACCACGCTCGTCGAGGACCTGCTTCTTCTCGCGCGCCTCGACGAGGGCCAAGAGCTCGTCTACGGCTCGGTCGATCTCACGCGCCTGGCCGTCGAGGCCGTCGGCGATGCGCGCCCCGCCGGCCCCGACCATTCGTGGACGATCGACGTGCCCGACACCCCCGTCGAACTCGCCGGAGACGCCGCGCGCCTGCACCAGGTGGTGGCGAATCTGCTCGCCAACGCGCGCACGCACACGCCGGCCGGAAGCGTCGTGAACGTCTCCGTCGCCCACGAGGGAGCCGAGGCCGTGTTGCGCGTGCACGACAACGGACCCGGCATCGACCCGTCGGTCGCCTCCCAGTTGTTCGAGCGATTCGCTCGCGCCGACCGTTCCCGCGACCGCAAGACCGGCGGCACGGGCCTCGGCCTCTCAATCGCCCGCGCGATCGTCGACGCCCACCGCGGCACCATCAACGTGAAGAGCAGCCCCGGTGACACGACGTTCGAGGTGCGCCTCCCCGCGAAGCCCGCGGATCCGGTCTGA
- the gndA gene encoding NADP-dependent phosphogluconate dehydrogenase, which produces MTSHASPTGPSTDQDQSPHQAAQVHEGAPGIEEVDRPTADADSRPQGEGDGRANIGVVGLAVMGSNLARNLASREGNTVAIFNRSKDKTEHVLEQHPEANFVASFSYEDFAASLAKPRTAIIMVKAGRPTDFVIDELVKVFEPGDIIVDGGNALFTDTIRREKAVRDTGINFVGMGVSGGEEGALRGPSIMPGGSDEAWATLGPILKSIAAVAEGEPCVTHVGHDGAGHFVKMVHNGIEYADMQLIAEAYDLIRRATGKSPAEIADVFAEWNRGELESYLIEITAEVLRQTDADTGKPLVDVILDQAGAKGTGAWTVQTALDLGVPVSGIAEATFARSLSSHPEQREVSRELPGPSGTDVLSGEDADAFIEQVRLALYASKIVAYSQGFDEIRAGAAQYDWSIDLGAVSKIWRGGCIIRAQFLNRIAEAYDAEAALPVLLTAPYFVEALGRAQDAWRHIVSLSAASGIPAPAFSSSLAYYDGLRAERLPAALIQGQRDFFGAHTYRRIDKEGTFHTLWSGDRTEIEAEDTH; this is translated from the coding sequence ATGACGTCCCACGCCTCCCCGACCGGCCCCTCGACCGACCAGGACCAGTCCCCGCATCAGGCCGCACAGGTGCACGAGGGTGCGCCCGGCATCGAAGAGGTGGACCGTCCCACCGCCGACGCCGACTCACGCCCCCAGGGCGAGGGCGACGGCCGCGCCAACATCGGCGTCGTCGGCTTGGCCGTGATGGGCTCGAACCTCGCCCGCAACCTCGCCAGCCGCGAGGGCAACACGGTCGCCATCTTCAACCGCAGCAAGGACAAGACCGAGCACGTTCTCGAGCAGCACCCCGAGGCCAACTTCGTCGCCTCGTTCTCGTACGAGGACTTCGCCGCGTCGCTGGCGAAGCCGCGTACCGCGATCATCATGGTCAAGGCCGGCCGTCCCACCGACTTCGTCATCGACGAGCTGGTGAAGGTCTTCGAACCGGGCGACATCATCGTCGACGGCGGCAACGCGCTGTTCACCGACACCATCCGCCGTGAGAAGGCCGTGCGCGACACCGGAATCAACTTCGTCGGCATGGGCGTCTCGGGCGGCGAAGAGGGTGCCCTGCGCGGCCCCTCGATCATGCCCGGCGGTTCCGACGAGGCCTGGGCCACGCTGGGCCCGATCCTAAAGTCGATCGCCGCGGTCGCCGAGGGCGAGCCCTGCGTGACGCACGTCGGCCACGATGGCGCCGGTCACTTCGTGAAGATGGTGCACAACGGCATCGAGTACGCCGACATGCAGCTGATCGCCGAGGCCTACGACCTCATCCGCCGCGCCACGGGCAAGAGCCCGGCCGAGATCGCGGACGTGTTCGCCGAGTGGAACCGGGGCGAACTGGAGTCGTACCTCATCGAGATCACCGCCGAGGTGCTGCGCCAGACCGACGCCGACACGGGCAAGCCCCTCGTCGACGTCATCCTCGACCAGGCCGGCGCCAAGGGCACCGGCGCGTGGACCGTGCAGACGGCCCTCGACCTGGGCGTCCCCGTTTCGGGCATCGCCGAGGCCACGTTCGCCCGGTCGCTGTCGAGCCACCCCGAGCAGCGCGAGGTCTCGCGCGAGCTCCCCGGCCCCTCGGGCACCGACGTGCTCTCGGGCGAAGATGCCGACGCCTTCATCGAGCAGGTGCGACTCGCGCTCTACGCCTCGAAGATCGTGGCCTACTCGCAGGGCTTCGACGAGATCCGCGCCGGTGCCGCCCAGTACGACTGGAGCATCGACCTGGGCGCGGTGTCGAAGATCTGGCGCGGCGGGTGCATCATTCGTGCGCAGTTCCTCAACCGCATCGCCGAGGCCTACGACGCCGAAGCCGCCCTCCCCGTGCTGCTGACCGCCCCGTACTTCGTCGAGGCCCTCGGCCGGGCGCAGGACGCATGGCGCCACATCGTGTCGTTGTCGGCGGCGAGCGGCATCCCCGCCCCCGCGTTCAGCTCGTCGCTCGCGTACTACGACGGCCTGCGCGCGGAGCGCCTGCCCGCCGCCCTGATCCAGGGCCAGCGCGACTTCTTCGGTGCGCACACCTACCGTCGCATCGACAAGGAGGGCACCTTCCACACCCTGTGGTCGGGCGACCGCACCGAGATCGAAGCCGAAGACACCCACTGA
- a CDS encoding response regulator transcription factor produces MTATAAAPTFTRPDGSALRVLVVDDEQMLTDLLSMALRMEGWDVKTAGSGFDALQSARDFEPDAMVLDIMMPDLDGMAVLQRLRHSGNDVPVLFLTAKDAVADRVAGLTAGGDDYVTKPFSLEEVVARLRGLMRRAGTALTRDSEPILRVGDLSLNEDSHEVIRGGKEIELTATEFELLRFLMRNQRRVVSKAQILDRVWNYDFGGRSSVVELYISYLRKKIDAGNDPLIHTVRGVGYMIKAPQ; encoded by the coding sequence ATGACCGCGACCGCCGCCGCCCCCACCTTCACCCGCCCCGACGGGAGCGCCCTGCGCGTCCTCGTCGTCGACGACGAGCAGATGCTCACCGACCTGCTGTCGATGGCCCTGCGCATGGAGGGCTGGGACGTGAAGACCGCCGGATCGGGCTTCGACGCCCTGCAGTCCGCGCGCGACTTCGAGCCGGATGCCATGGTGCTCGACATCATGATGCCCGACCTCGACGGCATGGCGGTGCTGCAGCGCCTGCGTCACTCGGGCAACGACGTGCCCGTGCTGTTCCTGACGGCGAAGGACGCCGTGGCCGACCGCGTCGCGGGTCTCACGGCCGGTGGCGACGACTACGTCACCAAGCCCTTCAGCCTCGAAGAGGTCGTGGCGCGCCTGCGAGGCCTCATGCGTCGCGCCGGCACCGCCCTCACGCGCGACTCCGAGCCGATCCTGCGCGTCGGCGACCTCTCGCTGAACGAGGACAGCCACGAGGTCATCCGCGGCGGCAAGGAGATCGAGCTGACCGCGACCGAGTTCGAGCTCCTGCGCTTCCTCATGCGCAACCAGCGTCGCGTGGTGTCGAAGGCGCAGATCCTCGACCGCGTCTGGAACTACGACTTCGGCGGTCGCTCCAGCGTCGTCGAGCTCTACATCTCGTACCTGCGCAAGAAGATCGACGCCGGAAACGACCCGCTCATCCACACCGTGCGCGGTGTCGGGTACATGATCAAAGCGCCTCAGTGA